One Campylobacter concisus DNA segment encodes these proteins:
- the efp gene encoding elongation factor P, translating to MASYSMGDLKKGLKIEIDGVPYKIVEYQHVKPGKGAAFVRAKIKSFIDGKVLEKTFHAGDKCEQPHLEEKEMQYLYDDGEYCQFMDTVTYEQVAISDEDVGDVKKWMIDGMMVEILFHNGNAIGVEVPQVVELKIVETPPNFKGDTQGGKKPATLESGAVVQIPFHVLEGEVIRVDTVRGEYIERANK from the coding sequence ATGGCTTCATATTCAATGGGCGATCTAAAAAAAGGGCTAAAGATCGAGATCGATGGCGTTCCTTATAAAATCGTAGAATATCAACACGTTAAACCGGGCAAAGGTGCAGCTTTTGTTCGTGCAAAAATCAAATCTTTTATCGACGGAAAAGTGCTTGAAAAGACTTTTCATGCAGGCGATAAATGCGAGCAACCACATCTTGAAGAAAAAGAGATGCAGTATCTTTATGATGATGGTGAGTATTGTCAATTTATGGATACAGTTACTTATGAGCAAGTTGCTATCAGCGACGAGGATGTGGGTGATGTTAAAAAATGGATGATCGATGGCATGATGGTTGAAATTTTATTTCACAATGGCAATGCGATCGGCGTTGAAGTGCCACAAGTAGTTGAGCTAAAGATAGTTGAGACTCCACCAAATTTCAAGGGTGATACGCAAGGCGGTAAAAAGCCAGCTACTCTTGAGAGTGGCGCGGTAGTTCAGATACCATTTCACGTACTTGAGGGCGAAGTAATTCGTGTTGATACAGTTCGTGGCGAGTATATCGAGCGTGCAAATAAATAA
- a CDS encoding SelT/SelW/SelH family (seleno)protein, with translation MQVKIIYCNSUNYRPVASRVEDEIKANFSDARVEKVIGDGGNFIVEVNGDVIFSKKDRIGNDEARFPHGEEITTLINKYLKEKSA, from the coding sequence ATGCAAGTAAAAATTATTTACTGCAACTCTTGAAACTATCGTCCGGTAGCTTCTCGTGTAGAAGATGAAATAAAAGCGAACTTTAGTGATGCAAGAGTCGAAAAGGTTATAGGTGATGGTGGAAATTTCATCGTCGAGGTTAATGGAGATGTTATATTTTCTAAGAAAGATCGCATCGGAAATGATGAAGCGAGATTTCCTCACGGTGAAGAGATCACAACTCTTATAAACAAATATCTCAAAGAAAAGTCGGCTTAA
- a CDS encoding DJ-1 family glyoxalase III, whose amino-acid sequence MKKVAVILAEGFEEIEALTSVDVLRRAGAIASIIGLNDVNIKGCHNICVKADVTLREMKELDYDAIVLPGGLPGASNLANDTRLKAILQNFDKSNKLICAICAAPMVLESAGVLKDHFVCYPGFEENVRSDKRGYMSDKNVLKDQNIITGKGPAFSMEFALFIVKNLLGDEAYLQVKNDLLYK is encoded by the coding sequence ATGAAAAAAGTTGCTGTGATTTTAGCTGAAGGATTTGAGGAGATAGAAGCACTAACTTCTGTTGATGTTTTACGTAGAGCTGGAGCGATAGCTTCTATTATTGGGCTAAATGACGTAAACATTAAAGGATGCCACAATATATGTGTAAAAGCCGATGTGACACTTCGCGAGATGAAAGAGCTAGACTACGATGCGATCGTCCTTCCTGGTGGACTTCCAGGAGCTAGCAATCTAGCAAACGATACAAGGCTCAAAGCAATTTTGCAAAATTTTGATAAAAGCAATAAGCTTATTTGTGCCATTTGTGCTGCTCCTATGGTGCTTGAGAGTGCTGGTGTGCTAAAAGATCATTTTGTTTGTTATCCAGGATTCGAAGAAAATGTAAGAAGCGATAAAAGAGGCTACATGAGCGATAAAAACGTGCTAAAAGATCAAAACATCATCACAGGAAAGGGTCCTGCATTTTCAATGGAATTTGCACTTTTTATAGTTAAAAATTTACTTGGCGATGAAGCCTATCTTCAAGTAAAGAATGATTTACTTTATAAATAG
- a CDS encoding RNA recognition motif domain-containing protein → MNIYVGNLSYRTTEAELKEAFAQFGEVKRAKIVKDRETDRSKGFGFVEMDDANEGQRAIDGLNEKELGGRTLRVNEARPRD, encoded by the coding sequence GTGAATATTTATGTAGGAAATTTGTCGTATAGAACGACAGAGGCAGAATTGAAGGAAGCTTTTGCACAATTTGGTGAAGTAAAGCGCGCAAAGATCGTAAAAGATAGAGAAACTGACCGCTCAAAGGGTTTTGGTTTTGTTGAGATGGATGACGCAAATGAAGGACAAAGAGCCATAGACGGGCTAAATGAAAAAGAACTAGGCGGACGTACTTTAAGGGTAAATGAGGCCAGACCAAGGGATTAA
- a CDS encoding glutamate--tRNA ligase family protein, with amino-acid sequence MRPDQGINDYLPPNGGIVSRIAPTPSGFLHAGNAYNFILTYLLTRSVSGILHLRIDDYDLSRYRREFVQNIFDVLEFLGLECDKGPVYTSDFEQNFSFKVRAKRYEDVLKKLDEIYICECSRTTKGAYKNDIYTKICKDKNLKFIKDKTAIRLNIDEDDELGKAVSAQMGDFVIYKKDFTPAYNFASVIDDEDMGVNLVVRGEDLLPCTLAQRYIAKRLKFNFSEATFIHHKLLLKDGKKLSKSSKSPPIDLRSNPQIYYKILANDLGLDIKSTDKISNLLYEFKLKNIAKNFCKV; translated from the coding sequence ATGAGGCCAGACCAAGGGATTAATGACTATTTGCCACCAAATGGTGGCATAGTATCCCGCATAGCTCCTACGCCTAGTGGGTTTTTGCATGCTGGTAACGCTTATAACTTCATCCTAACTTATCTTTTGACACGTTCAGTAAGTGGCATTTTGCACTTACGTATTGATGACTATGACCTTAGTAGATACCGGCGCGAGTTCGTTCAAAATATCTTTGATGTTTTAGAATTTTTGGGGCTTGAATGCGATAAAGGGCCTGTCTACACGAGTGATTTTGAGCAAAATTTTAGCTTTAAAGTAAGAGCTAAAAGATACGAAGATGTACTTAAAAAACTAGATGAAATTTATATCTGTGAATGTTCAAGGACTACAAAAGGTGCCTATAAAAACGACATTTACACAAAAATATGCAAAGATAAAAACCTAAAATTTATAAAAGATAAAACCGCCATTAGATTAAACATTGATGAAGACGATGAGCTTGGCAAGGCTGTATCAGCGCAGATGGGCGATTTTGTAATTTATAAAAAGGATTTTACTCCAGCTTATAATTTTGCAAGTGTGATAGATGATGAGGATATGGGCGTAAATTTGGTTGTTAGAGGGGAAGATCTGCTACCTTGTACACTAGCTCAAAGATACATCGCAAAAAGGCTAAAATTTAACTTCTCAGAGGCAACTTTTATTCATCATAAGCTGCTTTTAAAAGATGGCAAAAAACTATCCAAAAGTTCAAAATCACCGCCAATCGATCTAAGATCTAATCCGCAAATCTATTACAAAATATTAGCAAATGATCTTGGATTGGATATAAAGTCAACAGATAAAATTTCAAATCTTCTTTACGAGTTTAAGCTAAAAAATATAGCTAAAAATTTTTGCAAAGTATGA
- the sppA gene encoding signal peptide peptidase SppA codes for MQILRLIFRGILGIFKFISNYFKAIIFLLILFFVFAPDGKMKEPNLARIDITGTIMDTSEILDALEKARLDNNIKGVLLYIDSPGGALSPSVELAMAVKRLKESKKVLAYAAGNMASGSYYAGVNADTIIANPGAFIGSIGVIMQGANIENLAKNLGVSEQVVKAGEFKEAGTFMRSWSKQERESLQGLVNDAYMLFVSDVAEARNLDIKKKDEWANARVFLAHNALKIGLIDSLGSYIDAQNELAKMSLVDEPVWQEKPQIEKIMEKFTKQGINSLFSAFFETKLK; via the coding sequence TTGCAAATTTTAAGGCTTATTTTTAGAGGAATTTTGGGAATTTTTAAATTTATCAGCAACTACTTTAAGGCGATCATATTTTTACTGATCTTATTTTTCGTATTTGCGCCAGATGGTAAGATGAAAGAGCCAAATTTAGCCCGCATCGACATCACAGGCACGATAATGGACACAAGCGAAATTTTAGATGCGCTCGAAAAAGCAAGGCTGGATAACAACATCAAAGGCGTGCTGCTCTACATCGACAGCCCAGGCGGTGCGCTAAGTCCAAGCGTGGAGCTAGCTATGGCAGTCAAGCGACTAAAAGAGAGCAAAAAAGTACTCGCATACGCAGCTGGCAACATGGCAAGCGGCAGCTACTACGCTGGCGTAAATGCTGATACTATCATTGCAAACCCGGGCGCTTTCATAGGCTCGATCGGCGTCATCATGCAAGGGGCAAACATCGAAAATTTAGCCAAAAATTTAGGCGTGAGCGAGCAGGTGGTGAAAGCTGGCGAGTTTAAAGAGGCTGGCACATTTATGAGGAGCTGGAGCAAGCAGGAGCGTGAGAGCTTGCAAGGGCTCGTAAATGACGCTTACATGCTCTTTGTAAGTGACGTGGCGGAGGCTAGAAATTTAGACATCAAGAAAAAAGACGAGTGGGCAAATGCAAGGGTCTTTTTGGCACACAACGCCCTAAAAATTGGGCTAATTGATAGCCTTGGCAGCTACATAGACGCTCAAAATGAGCTAGCAAAAATGAGCCTCGTAGATGAGCCCGTCTGGCAAGAAAAACCGCAGATCGAAAAGATAATGGAGAAATTTACAAAGCAAGGCATAAACTCGCTTTTTAGTGCATTTTTTGAGACAAAGCTCAAATAA
- the mqnF gene encoding aminofutalosine deaminase family hydrolase: MEILKAKKIITGGENPKIFKNSCVVIDEGKILEILNEKEAQKKFKEAKICDFDDSVVAPAFINSHVHLEFSSNVSTLKCGDFIKWLGSIIDKGGELAKMDAKKAMNEAINSMLKSGVCTIGEISSFGSDLEILAASPLKVVLFSEILGSNEQLCEQNLQNFLAKFEKTKGYKSKNFTPAISLHSPYSVHPKLAKAALEMAKKDELLVSTHFLESKAEKQWLERGTGGFKKHLLRFNPAPKPMYDTKSYFEMFREINTLFTHCVYVSDFAKFKPYHSVTHCAVSNRLLGKKALNLKEIFKNDVSLNIGTDGLSSNISLNFWHELRAALFTHASLDLNELATRLFVAATHGGAKALRTNNGEIKAGRAADIAIYSDLECDDSELILQLILHTNEAKKLYIGGKICKF, from the coding sequence ATGGAAATTCTAAAAGCAAAAAAGATCATCACTGGCGGAGAAAATCCAAAAATTTTTAAAAATTCTTGTGTTGTCATTGATGAGGGTAAAATTTTAGAAATTTTAAACGAAAAAGAGGCGCAAAAGAAATTTAAAGAGGCTAAAATTTGTGACTTTGATGATAGCGTGGTTGCCCCAGCCTTTATAAACTCGCACGTTCATTTGGAGTTTAGCTCAAACGTCAGCACCCTAAAATGTGGTGATTTTATAAAATGGCTTGGCTCCATCATCGATAAAGGTGGTGAGCTAGCTAAGATGGATGCTAAAAAGGCGATGAATGAAGCTATAAATTCGATGCTAAAAAGCGGAGTTTGCACCATTGGCGAGATATCTAGCTTTGGCTCGGATCTTGAAATTTTAGCCGCTAGCCCACTAAAAGTCGTGCTTTTTAGTGAAATTTTAGGCTCAAACGAGCAGCTGTGCGAACAAAATTTACAAAATTTCTTAGCCAAATTTGAAAAGACAAAGGGCTATAAAAGTAAAAATTTCACCCCAGCTATCTCGCTGCACTCACCCTACTCTGTGCACCCCAAGCTCGCCAAAGCCGCCCTTGAAATGGCTAAAAAAGATGAGCTACTTGTAAGCACGCACTTTTTAGAGAGCAAGGCTGAAAAGCAGTGGTTAGAGCGTGGCACCGGAGGGTTTAAAAAACATCTTTTAAGATTTAATCCGGCCCCAAAGCCAATGTATGACACGAAGAGCTATTTTGAGATGTTTCGTGAGATAAATACGCTCTTTACGCACTGCGTTTATGTGAGTGATTTTGCTAAATTTAAGCCCTATCACAGCGTGACACACTGTGCCGTTTCAAATAGACTGCTTGGCAAAAAGGCGTTAAATTTAAAAGAAATTTTTAAAAATGATGTCAGCCTAAATATCGGTACAGATGGCCTTAGCTCAAATATCAGCCTAAATTTCTGGCATGAACTAAGGGCTGCCCTATTTACCCACGCTAGCCTTGATCTAAACGAGCTTGCCACTAGGCTTTTTGTCGCTGCAACGCATGGTGGCGCAAAGGCACTTAGGACAAATAACGGCGAGATAAAGGCAGGACGTGCAGCTGATATCGCAATCTATAGCGACCTAGAGTGCGATGACAGCGAGCTAATTTTGCAGCTCATACTTCACACAAATGAAGCCAAAAAACTATATATTGGAGGCAAAATTTGCAAATTTTAA
- the aroQ gene encoding type II 3-dehydroquinate dehydratase, protein MDKKLKIMVIQGPNINMLGAREPGIYGVMKMEDIHSQMKIVADQNDVEIEFFQSNLEGELVDKIQECLGDADGIIINPAAYTHTSIAIRDALSAVALPVIEVHISNVYRREEFRHKSLIAPVAAGQIVGFGPVGYHLAMIGMLQIFEQIKAVRANQNAQ, encoded by the coding sequence ATGGATAAGAAGCTAAAAATAATGGTTATCCAAGGCCCAAATATCAACATGCTTGGCGCTAGAGAGCCAGGAATTTACGGCGTTATGAAGATGGAGGACATCCACTCTCAAATGAAGATTGTCGCCGATCAAAATGACGTCGAGATCGAGTTTTTTCAAAGCAACCTTGAGGGTGAGCTAGTTGATAAGATCCAAGAGTGTTTGGGCGATGCAGACGGCATCATCATAAACCCAGCTGCCTACACTCACACATCTATCGCTATCCGCGATGCGCTAAGTGCGGTTGCGCTGCCAGTTATTGAGGTGCATATCAGCAACGTTTATAGAAGAGAAGAGTTCCGCCATAAAAGCCTCATTGCGCCAGTTGCAGCAGGTCAGATCGTGGGTTTTGGACCAGTTGGCTATCATTTAGCAATGATAGGAATGCTTCAAATTTTTGAGCAGATAAAAGCAGTAAGAGCAAATCAAAACGCACAATGA
- a CDS encoding M24 family metallopeptidase, producing the protein MNFILKDENAVFYECGYSCDNEFLLCLDGVKYFFTDARYYFEAKSCVNAGVVVLLAQRNLISEVRAFLRKIKPSSLVFNPDELSLSEFNALSKGFKINFKPKANFSRLKRICKSEDEIKILKKASEFGAKCFDEFAKFVRENGEGMSEKELHFNASLIFRQKNELGLSFDPIVAINENAAKAHALPGDKILKKGDLLLLDAGVKFNRYCSDRTRTACFDENFNFSKEQKFTNAKMQEIYEIVKEAQAAAIKVARAGIRACEIDLVARNVIAKAGYEKAFFHSTGHGVGVDIHELPVISARSETLIKEGMVFSVEPGIYLENEFGVRIEDVVVAREGGCEIL; encoded by the coding sequence ATGAATTTTATCTTAAAGGACGAAAACGCCGTATTTTACGAGTGCGGCTATAGCTGCGACAATGAGTTTTTGCTGTGTCTTGACGGCGTGAAATACTTTTTCACGGATGCGAGGTATTACTTCGAGGCAAAAAGCTGCGTAAATGCTGGTGTGGTCGTTCTTTTGGCACAAAGAAATTTAATAAGCGAGGTCAGAGCATTTTTAAGGAAAATAAAGCCAAGCAGCCTCGTTTTTAACCCTGACGAGTTAAGCTTAAGCGAGTTTAATGCACTTAGCAAGGGCTTTAAGATAAATTTCAAGCCAAAGGCAAATTTCTCTAGGCTAAAGAGAATTTGCAAGAGCGAAGATGAGATAAAAATTTTAAAAAAGGCTAGCGAATTTGGAGCAAAATGCTTTGATGAATTTGCCAAATTTGTCCGTGAAAATGGCGAAGGAATGAGCGAAAAAGAGCTTCATTTTAATGCTTCGCTCATATTTAGGCAAAAAAACGAGCTAGGTCTTAGCTTTGATCCGATCGTGGCGATAAACGAAAATGCCGCAAAGGCGCATGCGCTGCCTGGGGATAAAATTTTAAAAAAAGGCGATTTGTTGCTACTTGATGCGGGGGTTAAATTTAACCGCTACTGCTCTGATCGCACTAGAACCGCTTGCTTTGATGAAAATTTTAACTTCTCAAAGGAGCAAAAATTTACAAACGCCAAGATGCAAGAAATTTACGAGATCGTAAAAGAGGCTCAGGCTGCTGCAATAAAGGTCGCTAGAGCTGGCATTAGGGCGTGCGAGATAGACCTTGTAGCAAGAAATGTGATAGCAAAGGCTGGATATGAAAAGGCCTTTTTTCACTCGACAGGACATGGTGTGGGAGTCGATATACACGAGCTTCCAGTCATCTCAGCAAGAAGCGAAACGCTCATAAAAGAGGGCATGGTCTTTAGCGTGGAGCCTGGAATTTATCTAGAAAATGAATTTGGCGTACGCATCGAGGATGTGGTGGTCGCAAGAGAAGGTGGGTGCGAAATTTTATGA
- the folK gene encoding 2-amino-4-hydroxy-6-hydroxymethyldihydropteridine diphosphokinase: protein MRLAGARKIARSRFCPSFFHKRDEFKYEALVGMGGNIGDSAKRFDRFIRAITSDSRFHVVEVSPILINAAFGYEVQDDFSNAVINLQTSLGPRNLLKILRHYESKFKRVRTFKNAPRTLDLDILYFSKKVYKTPRLIVPHPGADKRLSVIVPLGLMRG, encoded by the coding sequence ATGAGGCTAGCTGGAGCAAGAAAGATCGCAAGAAGCCGTTTTTGCCCTAGTTTTTTTCATAAAAGAGATGAGTTTAAGTATGAGGCGCTAGTTGGTATGGGTGGCAACATCGGTGACAGCGCAAAGAGGTTTGATAGATTTATAAGAGCGATTACAAGTGATAGCAGGTTTCATGTAGTTGAAGTCTCGCCGATCCTTATAAATGCGGCGTTTGGCTACGAAGTGCAGGATGATTTTAGTAACGCTGTTATAAATTTACAAACATCTCTGGGGCCTAGAAATTTACTAAAAATTTTAAGGCACTATGAGAGTAAATTTAAGCGCGTGAGGACATTTAAAAATGCACCACGTACGCTTGATCTGGATATTTTGTATTTTAGTAAAAAAGTCTATAAAACGCCGCGTCTTATCGTCCCGCATCCAGGAGCCGATAAGAGGCTTAGCGTGATCGTGCCACTAGGGCTTATGAGAGGTTAA
- the flhF gene encoding flagellar biosynthesis protein FlhF, with product MATKFHTFTGESTIEALKKAQETCGEKAILVTTKQIQAKTINKKPLYEILVSVEEDDVKQPPKPNAKAINYENAYSKFSKNYEPPKPKFEIKEEPAKFEQKTMSPEPYDPNESVLLNISAAAKEISTIANVDMNEIKEPNTNGMNKKIDDVAKQVSVLSEKIGLITDMIWDEKAPNRNNLSIPPEFASIYKLAKQSGMKEEHLEAIMQTTLENLPVSMKSNPTAVKRYFYSLLRNMLPCRKEPSDKKQRIMMLVGPTGVGKTTTLAKLAARFAYGNEKRYKTGIITLDTYRIGAVEQLFQYAKMMKLPILDVIEIDDFQNAIKQLNYCDVILIDTTGNSQYDKEKLERLDKFLKHSGAKIDVNLVLSAGSKVEDLIEIYNGFSFLDIDTLIITKFDETKIFGNVFSLIYETNTPVSYFSVGQEVPDDLVEAKSEFLVECVFDGFTKQKASDE from the coding sequence ATGGCTACAAAATTTCATACTTTTACAGGTGAGAGCACCATTGAGGCTTTGAAAAAGGCTCAAGAGACGTGCGGCGAGAAGGCCATACTCGTTACTACAAAGCAAATTCAAGCCAAAACAATAAACAAAAAGCCACTTTATGAGATTTTAGTAAGTGTCGAAGAGGACGACGTTAAACAGCCTCCAAAGCCAAATGCAAAAGCCATTAACTACGAGAATGCCTACTCAAAATTTAGCAAAAACTATGAGCCGCCAAAGCCAAAATTTGAGATAAAAGAGGAGCCTGCTAAATTTGAGCAAAAGACTATGTCGCCTGAGCCATACGATCCAAATGAGAGCGTGCTTTTAAATATCTCGGCTGCTGCAAAAGAGATAAGTACAATTGCAAATGTCGATATGAACGAGATCAAAGAGCCAAATACAAATGGCATGAATAAAAAAATAGACGACGTAGCAAAGCAAGTAAGCGTGCTAAGCGAAAAAATAGGGCTGATAACTGACATGATCTGGGACGAAAAAGCTCCAAATCGCAATAATCTCTCTATCCCGCCAGAATTTGCTAGCATCTACAAGCTCGCAAAACAAAGCGGTATGAAAGAGGAGCATTTGGAAGCGATAATGCAAACTACGCTTGAAAATTTGCCAGTTTCGATGAAAAGCAATCCAACCGCGGTAAAAAGGTACTTCTACTCACTTTTGCGAAATATGCTACCTTGCAGAAAAGAGCCAAGCGATAAAAAACAACGTATAATGATGCTAGTTGGTCCAACTGGAGTTGGTAAGACGACGACTCTTGCAAAGCTAGCGGCTCGTTTTGCCTACGGCAACGAAAAGCGCTATAAAACAGGTATCATCACGCTTGATACGTACCGTATCGGAGCGGTTGAACAGCTATTTCAGTATGCAAAGATGATGAAGCTACCTATACTTGATGTTATCGAGATAGATGACTTTCAAAATGCTATCAAACAGCTTAATTATTGTGATGTGATACTTATAGACACGACTGGAAATTCACAGTATGACAAAGAAAAACTTGAAAGGCTTGATAAATTTTTAAAGCATAGTGGTGCAAAGATCGATGTAAATTTAGTCCTTTCGGCTGGCTCAAAGGTTGAAGATCTAATAGAAATTTATAATGGGTTTTCATTTTTGGATATTGACACGCTAATAATCACCAAATTTGATGAGACAAAAATTTTTGGCAATGTCTTTTCGCTGATATATGAAACAAATACGCCAGTTAGCTACTTTAGCGTGGGCCAAGAGGTGCCTGATGATCTTGTGGAGGCAAAGAGCGAATTTTTAGTAGAGTGCGTGTTTGACGGCTTTACAAAGCAAAAGGCTAGCGATGAATAA
- a CDS encoding P-loop NTPase, with the protein MNNQAQKLQSLVQSQSKSKNTHFIAITSGKGGVGKSTISANLANVLSKNGYKVGLFDADIGLANLDVILNVKMGKNLLHVLKGECSLKDILIPINKNLILIPGESGDEILKFNNQFLFERFLDEASELDELDFLIIDTGAGIGGSTQLFLEAADEVVVVTVPDPAAITDAYAVIKIVSRFKNSELLLLNMVKNEAEATRIYENIKRVANANIGPSLNLELIGFVASDKNVSRSIKQRTLFTDDAAYAEPSAQIKQIASNLLYRLERKVLNDEQSRSFGGFFKRLIEQF; encoded by the coding sequence ATGAATAATCAAGCGCAAAAGTTACAAAGTTTAGTCCAGTCTCAAAGCAAGAGCAAAAATACGCATTTTATTGCGATAACTAGCGGTAAAGGCGGTGTTGGTAAGAGTACGATAAGTGCAAATTTAGCAAATGTTTTATCAAAAAATGGCTACAAAGTAGGGCTTTTTGACGCTGATATCGGCCTTGCAAACCTTGATGTCATCCTAAATGTAAAAATGGGTAAAAATTTACTTCACGTGCTAAAAGGCGAGTGCAGCCTAAAAGATATCTTGATACCTATAAATAAAAATTTGATCCTCATTCCTGGCGAAAGCGGCGATGAAATTTTAAAATTTAACAATCAATTTTTATTTGAGAGGTTTTTGGATGAGGCGAGCGAGCTTGATGAGCTTGATTTTTTGATCATCGATACTGGAGCTGGCATAGGTGGTAGCACGCAGCTATTTTTAGAAGCGGCTGATGAGGTCGTGGTGGTGACTGTGCCTGATCCTGCGGCGATAACTGATGCGTATGCGGTCATAAAGATCGTTTCAAGGTTTAAAAATAGTGAGCTTTTGCTTTTAAATATGGTAAAAAATGAAGCAGAAGCGACTAGAATTTATGAAAATATCAAACGTGTTGCTAATGCAAATATTGGGCCTAGCTTAAATTTAGAGCTTATAGGATTTGTGGCTTCTGATAAGAATGTTTCAAGAAGTATAAAACAACGAACGCTTTTTACAGACGACGCTGCTTATGCTGAGCCTAGTGCCCAGATAAAACAGATAGCTTCGAATTTACTTTATAGGTTGGAACGAAAAGTGCTTAACGATGAGCAAAGCAGGAGCTTTGGGGGCTTCTTTAAGCGTTTGATAGAACAATTTTAA
- a CDS encoding RNA polymerase sigma factor FliA, whose product MHELKQKQLNAYKNTIKKEQDEIVLKYMPALRAMAFRLKERLPSSIDTNDLISIGVEEMIKLSRKYDKEQNDSFWGYGKKRIYGSMLDYLRTLDVVSRSDRKLVKSINSEIDNYFNEHEEEPSDEYLAEKLNEDIEKIREARGVSGIITILPIDEQMELIGQNDVEKSIEREDLILKIEEALKDFDERDQMLVQLYYYEELNLKEISQIMNISESRISQIHKRLLDRIRRSLGV is encoded by the coding sequence ATGCACGAACTAAAGCAAAAGCAGCTTAACGCTTATAAAAACACGATAAAAAAGGAACAAGACGAAATCGTCTTAAAATATATGCCAGCACTGCGTGCAATGGCATTTAGGCTTAAAGAGAGGCTACCATCAAGTATAGATACAAATGACCTAATAAGCATTGGCGTTGAAGAGATGATAAAACTTAGCAGGAAGTATGACAAGGAGCAAAATGACTCTTTTTGGGGTTATGGTAAGAAGAGAATTTATGGATCTATGCTTGATTACCTAAGGACTCTTGATGTTGTTAGCAGAAGTGATAGAAAACTTGTAAAGAGTATAAATAGTGAGATAGATAATTATTTCAATGAGCATGAAGAAGAGCCAAGCGATGAGTATTTGGCTGAAAAACTTAATGAAGATATTGAAAAGATAAGAGAGGCCAGAGGCGTTAGCGGTATTATCACTATTTTGCCAATAGACGAGCAAATGGAGCTAATTGGTCAAAATGATGTCGAGAAAAGCATTGAGAGAGAGGATCTTATTTTAAAAATAGAAGAAGCTTTAAAAGATTTTGACGAAAGAGATCAGATGTTGGTTCAGCTTTATTATTATGAAGAGCTAAATTTAAAAGAGATAAGCCAGATCATGAATATCAGCGAGAGTAGAATTTCACAAATTCATAAACGCTTGCTTGATCGTATCAGGCGTAGCTTGGGGGTTTAA